From Carya illinoinensis cultivar Pawnee chromosome 5, C.illinoinensisPawnee_v1, whole genome shotgun sequence, one genomic window encodes:
- the LOC122311324 gene encoding homeobox protein knotted-1-like 6 isoform X2 — protein sequence MDDFYGLNSAVDYSDNYKTLMSPENLILPSADYYQSLFSSASAVRDNRIPLFGSDELLSAASAVSEAASITPEIQLQEDMSSMIKAKIASHPFYPRLLQAYIDCQKVGAPPEIASFLDEIRRENDFCNQDAVSTCLGADPELDEFMETYCDMLVKYKSDLSRPFDEATTFLNKIEMQLSNLCTDEGAVSSDEDLSGGEMEVQDAKPRGEDRDLKDRLLRKFGSHIGTLKLEFSKKKKKGKLPREARQTLLEWWNVHCKWPYPTEADKIALAESTGLDQKQINNWFINQRKRHWKPSENMQFAVMDNLSGQLFADD from the exons ATGGACGACTTCTACGGTCTGAACTCAGCTGTGGATTACTCGGACAACTACAAGACGCTGATGTCCCCGGAAAATCTGATCCTACCGTCGGCGGATTATTACCAGAGCTTATTTTCCTCCGCGAGTGCCGTCCGCGACAATCGGATTCCGTTATTCGGATCCGACGAGCTGCTTTCGGCGGCCTCGGCTGTTTCTGAAGCCGCTTCCATCACTCCCGAAATTCAACTCCAGGAGGACATGTCCAGCATGATAAAAGCCAAAATCGCCTCCCATCCTTTCTATCCTCGCTTGCTTCAAGCTTACATCGATTGTCAAAAG GTAGGGGCGCCTCCAGAGATAGCAAGTTTTTTAGACGAAATCCGGCGAGAAAATGACTTTTGTAATCAAGACGCTGTTTCCACGTGTTTAGGAGCCGATCCCGAGCTCGATGAGTTCATG GAAACCTACTGTGACATGTTGGTCAAATACAAATCCGATCTTTCGAGACCTTTTGATGAGGCAACCACGTTCTTGAACAAGATCGAAATGCAGCTCAGCAATCTCTGCACAG ATGAAGGTGCTGTATCATCTGACGAGGATCTTAGTGGAGGAGAGATGGAGGTTCAAGACGCCAAACCGAGGGGTGAAGACCGAGATCTCAAAGATAGGCTTCTACGGAAGTTTGGCAGTCACATTGGTACCTTGAAGCTGGAGttctcaaagaagaagaagaaaggaaagctACCAAGAGAAGCAAGGCAAACATTGCTTGAGTGGTGGAATGTTCATTGTAAATGGCCATATCCAACG GAAGCTGATAAGATTGCGCTGGCTGAATCAACAGGCCTAGATCAGAAGCAGATTAACAATTGGTTCATAAATCAAAGAAAGAGACATTGGAAACCATCTGAGAATATGCAATTTGCTGTTATGGATAATCTTTCAGGACAactctttgcagatgactgA
- the LOC122311324 gene encoding homeobox protein knotted-1-like 6 isoform X1 has translation MDDFYGLNSAVDYSDNYKTLMSPENLILPSADYYQSLFSSASAVRDNRIPLFGSDELLSAASAVSEAASITPEIQLQEDMSSMIKAKIASHPFYPRLLQAYIDCQKVGAPPEIASFLDEIRRENDFCNQDAVSTCLGADPELDEFMETYCDMLVKYKSDLSRPFDEATTFLNKIEMQLSNLCTGASIRSLSDEGAVSSDEDLSGGEMEVQDAKPRGEDRDLKDRLLRKFGSHIGTLKLEFSKKKKKGKLPREARQTLLEWWNVHCKWPYPTEADKIALAESTGLDQKQINNWFINQRKRHWKPSENMQFAVMDNLSGQLFADD, from the exons ATGGACGACTTCTACGGTCTGAACTCAGCTGTGGATTACTCGGACAACTACAAGACGCTGATGTCCCCGGAAAATCTGATCCTACCGTCGGCGGATTATTACCAGAGCTTATTTTCCTCCGCGAGTGCCGTCCGCGACAATCGGATTCCGTTATTCGGATCCGACGAGCTGCTTTCGGCGGCCTCGGCTGTTTCTGAAGCCGCTTCCATCACTCCCGAAATTCAACTCCAGGAGGACATGTCCAGCATGATAAAAGCCAAAATCGCCTCCCATCCTTTCTATCCTCGCTTGCTTCAAGCTTACATCGATTGTCAAAAG GTAGGGGCGCCTCCAGAGATAGCAAGTTTTTTAGACGAAATCCGGCGAGAAAATGACTTTTGTAATCAAGACGCTGTTTCCACGTGTTTAGGAGCCGATCCCGAGCTCGATGAGTTCATG GAAACCTACTGTGACATGTTGGTCAAATACAAATCCGATCTTTCGAGACCTTTTGATGAGGCAACCACGTTCTTGAACAAGATCGAAATGCAGCTCAGCAATCTCTGCACAGGTGCCTCCATTAGAAGCCTTTCTG ATGAAGGTGCTGTATCATCTGACGAGGATCTTAGTGGAGGAGAGATGGAGGTTCAAGACGCCAAACCGAGGGGTGAAGACCGAGATCTCAAAGATAGGCTTCTACGGAAGTTTGGCAGTCACATTGGTACCTTGAAGCTGGAGttctcaaagaagaagaagaaaggaaagctACCAAGAGAAGCAAGGCAAACATTGCTTGAGTGGTGGAATGTTCATTGTAAATGGCCATATCCAACG GAAGCTGATAAGATTGCGCTGGCTGAATCAACAGGCCTAGATCAGAAGCAGATTAACAATTGGTTCATAAATCAAAGAAAGAGACATTGGAAACCATCTGAGAATATGCAATTTGCTGTTATGGATAATCTTTCAGGACAactctttgcagatgactgA
- the LOC122311535 gene encoding cysteine-rich receptor-like protein kinase 2, whose amino-acid sequence MKKEYPPVPCRYVIFLVIKTVFLLETTVGDPRTQTVEITCGNQLEHNSNVFVPNFVATMGNISDQMRLSGFGVAITGSGPDSNFGLAQCYGDLSLLDCVLCYAEARTVLPQCFPYNGGRIYLDGCFMRSENYSFFEEYKGPSDRAVCGNTTRKNPTFGESVRRAVMDTLEAAPSHKGYARAQVGVPGTVNESAYVLADCWRTLNASSCRACLDNASASILECLPWSEGRALNTGCFMRYSDRDFLNKEVGNGNSRGTTIVIVVSVISSVVVLVVGITIGIYIWKHRYIQKKRRGSNDAEKLVKVLNDSSLNFKYSTVEKATGAFDNANKLGQGGFGTVYKGILPDGREIAVKRLFFNNRHRAADFYNEVNMISTVEHKNLVRLLGCSCSGPESLLIYEFMPNKSLDQFIFDTNRGKVLNWEKRHEIIAGTTEGLVYLHENANIRIIHRDIKASNILLDSRLRAKIADFGLARSFQEDKSHISTAIAGTLGYMAPEYLAHGQLTEKADVYSFGVLVLEIVTGKQNNRSKNLEYSDSLVTITWKHFQSGTVERLYDPNLMLHNHHNSNIKNEVLRVVHIGLLCTQEIQSLRPTMSKVLQMLTKEDEHLPAPTNPPFMDDRTMELNDMSEDPLYPHKAGMSASIATVSCSSFHPR is encoded by the exons ATGAAGAAAGAATACCCTCCTGTCCCTTGTCGATATGTTATTTTCCTTGTTATCAAGACTGTATTTCTACTGGAAACAACAGTTGGAGATCCAAGAACCCAAACAGTCGAAATTACGTGTGGCAACCAACTTGAGCACAATAGCAATGTTTTTGTTCCAAATTTTGTTGCTACAATGGGAAATATCAGTGATCAAATGCGACTTTCAGGTTTTGGAGTAGCTATAACAGGTTCAGGCCCTGATTCTAACTTTGGCCTTGCCCAGTGCTATGGGGATCTCTCATTGCTTGACTGTGTATTATGCTATGCTGAGGCACGCACGGTTCTTCCCCAGTGCTTTCCTTACAATGGGGGTCGCATTTACCTTGATGGTTGCTTCATGAGGTCTGAGAATTATAGCTTTTTTGAGGAGTATAAAGGACCCAGTGACAGGGCCGTGTGTGGGAATACAACAAGGAAGAACCCAACCTTTGGAGAGTCAGTGAGACGAGCTGTGATGGATACTCTTGAGGCTGCACCAAGTCACAAAGGCTATGCTAGGGCACAAGTGGGTGTACCTGGGACAGTGAATGAGTCGGCTTATGTGTTGGCTGATTGTTGGAGAACTTTGAATGCAAGTTCTTGCAGAGCATGCTTGGACAATGCATCTGCTTCAATATTAGAGTGCTTGCCTTGGTCAGAGGGGCGAGCGCTGAACACTGGCTGCTTCATGAGGTACTCAGACAGAGATTTCCTCAACAAGGAAGTGGGAAATGGAAATTCAAGAG GTACCACTATAGTGATAGTAGTTTCAGTTATTAGTTCGGTGGTTGTTTTGGTGGTTGGAATAACTATTGGTATATATATCTGGAAGCACAGGTATAtacaaaagaagagaagag GTTCAAATGATGCAGAAAAGTTGGTGAAAGTTCTTAATGACAGTAGCTTGAACTTTAAATATTCCACAGTAGAGAAAGCTACGGGAGCTTTCGATAATGCTAACAAGCTTGGGCAAGGAGGATTTGGCACAGTTTATAAG GGTATTCTGCCTGATGGACGAGAGATTGCTGTCAAGAGACTCTTCTTTAACAATAGACATAGAGCGGCAGATTTCTACAATGAAGTTAACATGATAAGCACTGTGGAACACAAGAATCTAGTCCGTTTATTGGGATGCAGCTGCTCAGGACCTGAAAGCCTTCTTATCTATGAATTTATGCCCAACAAAAGCCTTGATCAGTTCATCTTTG ATACAAACAGAGGTAAAGTGCTGAACTGGGAGAAGAGACATGAGATTATTGCGGGGACAACAGAAGGTTTAGTCTATCTTCACGAGAACGCCAATATCAGAATCATTCATAGAGATATAAAAGCCAGTAACATCTTGCTGGACTCGAGGCTCCGTGCTAAAATTGCTGATTTTGGGTTGGCCAGATCATTCCAAGAAGATAAGAGCCATATAAGTACTGCCATTGCAGGAACACT AGGATATATGGCTCCAGAGTACCTAGCCCATGGCCAATTGACAGAAAAGGCCGATGTGTACAGCTTTGGGGTGCTTGTGTTAGAGATTGTCACTGGGAAGCAGAACAACAGGAGCAAAAACTTAGAATACTCAGACAGCTTAGTCACAATA ACATGGAAGCATTTTCAGTCAGGGACAGTGGAGCGATTATATGATCCAAATCTAATGCTGCATAATCACCACAACAGCAATATAAAGAATGAGGTATTAAGAGTGGTGCATATCGGACTTCTGTGCACCCAAGAGATTCAGTCATTACGACCAACAATGTCAAAGGTTCTGCAGATGTTAACAAAGGAGGATGAGCACCTCCCGGCACCTACAAATCCCCCTTTTATGGATGATAGGACCATGGAACTGAATGACATGTCTGAGGATCCATTATACCCCCACAAAGCAGGAATGTCTGCTTCGATTGCTACTGTCTCCTGCAGTTCTTTCCATCCCAGGTGA